From the genome of Ectobacillus sp. JY-23, one region includes:
- a CDS encoding S1C family serine protease, whose protein sequence is MDFNRRNDKDGHKKIIFSGVAGALVGATLFAFAIPTFHKFGLIQEGDAEARQTRHYVAQAKDESASDVRFDFVSAVDKASDAVVGVINIQQDSFSESDAEAGTGSGVIYKKGNGKAHIVTNYHVIEGANRIEVSLSNGKKVPAELLGGDKVMDLAVLQIDEKFAEKVIEIGDSNTVKRGEPVIAIGNPLGLEFSGTVTQGIISANERIVPVDLNNDQHYDWQVEVLQTDAAINPGNSGGALVNIDGKLIGINTMKIAAKEVEGIGLAIPIARALPIVAELEKNGKISRPYLGVELRSLNEIPSYYFEKTLRLPRDVVEGVCVLDVRSPSPAAQAGLREYDVITEIDGKPVRNIIEFRTLLYGKKVNDKMKLVFYRGTKKETTTVTLSGENY, encoded by the coding sequence ATGGATTTTAATCGTAGAAATGATAAGGATGGACATAAAAAAATTATTTTCTCCGGTGTCGCAGGAGCATTGGTAGGCGCTACTTTATTTGCTTTTGCGATACCAACGTTTCATAAGTTTGGTCTTATTCAAGAGGGTGACGCAGAAGCAAGGCAAACGCGGCATTACGTGGCACAGGCAAAAGACGAATCTGCAAGTGATGTTCGTTTTGACTTTGTAAGTGCTGTTGATAAAGCATCTGATGCAGTAGTAGGCGTTATTAATATTCAACAAGACAGCTTTTCTGAATCTGATGCAGAAGCAGGCACAGGATCAGGTGTTATTTATAAAAAAGGAAACGGAAAAGCGCATATTGTTACAAATTATCACGTAATTGAGGGTGCTAATCGTATTGAGGTCAGCTTAAGCAACGGAAAAAAAGTGCCCGCTGAGCTACTAGGCGGAGATAAAGTCATGGACTTGGCTGTTCTTCAAATTGATGAAAAGTTCGCCGAGAAAGTGATAGAAATTGGAGACAGCAATACAGTAAAGCGCGGCGAGCCGGTAATTGCTATTGGGAACCCGCTTGGTCTTGAGTTTTCAGGAACTGTGACGCAAGGTATTATATCCGCTAATGAACGTATTGTACCTGTTGATTTAAACAATGATCAGCATTACGACTGGCAGGTAGAAGTATTACAAACGGATGCTGCCATCAACCCTGGCAATAGCGGCGGTGCTTTAGTCAATATAGATGGAAAACTGATTGGTATCAACACGATGAAAATTGCGGCTAAAGAAGTAGAAGGTATTGGTCTTGCAATTCCAATTGCTAGAGCACTTCCTATTGTTGCCGAGCTTGAGAAGAACGGTAAAATAAGCAGACCATATTTAGGTGTAGAATTACGCTCACTTAATGAAATTCCAAGCTACTACTTTGAAAAGACTCTGCGGCTTCCAAGAGATGTGGTAGAAGGGGTTTGTGTACTAGATGTTCGCAGTCCTTCTCCTGCAGCACAAGCAGGCTTACGAGAATACGATGTAATTACAGAGATAGATGGAAAGCCAGTTCGAAATATTATCGAATTCCGAACGCTTTTATACGGCAAAAAAGTAAATGATAAGATGAAATTGGTATTTTACCGAGGTACAAAGAAGGAAACGACGACGGTTACACTAAGTGGTGAAAATTATTAA
- the rlmH gene encoding 23S rRNA (pseudouridine(1915)-N(3))-methyltransferase RlmH — protein MNISIITIGKLKEKYLKQGIEEYVKRLSSYAKIEIIELADEKAPENLSAAEMEMVKEKEGIRILEKISDDTHVIALAIQGKMKSSEELAKEIDRLATYGKSKIAFIIGGSLGLSDQVMKRANDSLSFSKMTFPHQLMRLILVEQVYRAFRINRGEPYHK, from the coding sequence GTGAATATTTCCATTATAACGATTGGAAAATTGAAAGAAAAGTACCTGAAACAAGGAATAGAGGAGTATGTAAAACGACTTTCATCTTATGCAAAAATAGAAATTATTGAGCTTGCTGATGAAAAAGCACCGGAAAATTTAAGTGCTGCTGAGATGGAAATGGTAAAAGAAAAAGAAGGTATTCGTATTCTCGAAAAGATATCCGACGACACGCACGTTATCGCTTTAGCCATTCAAGGAAAAATGAAATCATCAGAGGAGCTGGCAAAGGAAATCGATCGTCTTGCCACGTATGGAAAAAGTAAGATTGCGTTTATTATTGGCGGCTCACTTGGTTTAAGTGATCAGGTAATGAAGCGAGCGAATGATAGTCTATCTTTCTCCAAGATGACATTTCCTCATCAGCTTATGCGGTTAATTTTGGTGGAGCAGGTATACCGGGCGTTTCGAATTAATCGGGGGGAACCATATCATAAGTAG
- a CDS encoding PhoX family phosphatase: MINKKLVKKGAALALALAITAPALAPAEVAAQNKFKVESVKFNGMKAPTTVDEMVKTYTNASVTVKYQNGKEKTFPLIYKTLFKSEDKVATVKGERVPAGTPIDVNGNPIVDPSSPEKKYFVSDAPDSNTILNPINGKLYMITHYEYQTVDAAGKSAYGLVPASMSLTELNQNSKTGELKAKSVKKIDFSAVNGLWIPCNGSMSPWNTHLGSEEYEPDARQFLDTQSKTRSQVETFAQFYFGDKSKANPYYYGFTPEITVDKKGKASVVKHYSTGRISHELAKVMPDNRTVYFGDDGGNTGLFMYVADKEKDLSAGTLYAAKFKQTGSENGGSGDLEWINLGHATDKEVEDIIKSGITFNDIFETSEVPAEGFTAIKQYSYGKIEYLKVKPGKEKAAAFLETRRYAAMLGATTEFNKMEGVTLNEKDRKLYLAISDQSKSMEKDPTGKDPADHIQLPKIKSGVTYELGLKKGQTDSKGKAIHSSYVAPSMHGLIVGEDLPKADAYGNTANVDKVANPDNLSYSEAMRTLFIGEDSGNHTNNYVWAYNVDTKELARILSVPAGAEATGLNAIDNRNNYAYIFSNFQHPGDEIADRSITAVNKDELLKAVDEQIGINKTGGIGYISGLPSFTKMSDAVSKKSVSK, translated from the coding sequence ATGATTAATAAGAAACTAGTAAAAAAGGGAGCAGCTTTAGCGCTTGCCCTAGCTATTACAGCTCCAGCACTAGCACCTGCAGAAGTAGCTGCTCAGAATAAATTTAAAGTAGAATCAGTTAAGTTTAATGGAATGAAGGCACCTACTACTGTTGACGAAATGGTAAAAACATATACAAACGCATCAGTTACAGTAAAGTATCAAAATGGGAAAGAGAAAACATTCCCGTTAATATACAAAACTTTGTTTAAATCAGAAGATAAAGTAGCAACAGTAAAGGGAGAACGAGTTCCTGCGGGTACACCAATTGATGTGAATGGAAATCCTATTGTTGATCCAAGTAGCCCAGAAAAAAAATACTTTGTTTCAGATGCACCAGACTCAAATACAATATTGAACCCAATTAACGGTAAGTTATATATGATTACGCATTACGAGTATCAAACGGTTGATGCTGCCGGGAAATCAGCTTATGGATTAGTTCCTGCTTCTATGTCTTTAACGGAATTGAATCAAAACTCAAAAACAGGAGAGCTTAAAGCAAAATCCGTTAAAAAAATTGATTTTTCTGCAGTAAACGGCCTTTGGATTCCTTGTAATGGCTCTATGTCTCCATGGAATACGCACTTAGGCTCTGAAGAGTATGAGCCAGACGCACGTCAATTTTTAGATACACAATCTAAAACAAGAAGCCAAGTAGAAACGTTTGCTCAGTTTTACTTTGGAGATAAGTCAAAAGCAAATCCATACTACTATGGCTTTACGCCAGAAATTACAGTAGATAAAAAAGGTAAAGCTTCGGTCGTGAAGCATTACAGCACTGGACGTATCTCGCATGAATTAGCTAAGGTAATGCCGGATAATAGAACTGTTTATTTTGGTGATGATGGTGGGAATACAGGATTATTTATGTATGTAGCCGATAAAGAAAAAGATTTATCAGCAGGTACACTATATGCAGCTAAATTTAAGCAAACAGGTTCTGAAAATGGTGGTTCTGGTGATTTAGAATGGATTAATCTAGGGCATGCGACGGATAAGGAGGTAGAAGATATCATTAAGAGCGGCATCACGTTTAATGATATTTTTGAAACGTCAGAGGTCCCTGCTGAAGGTTTTACAGCCATTAAGCAATATTCATACGGTAAGATAGAGTATTTAAAAGTAAAGCCTGGTAAAGAAAAAGCAGCAGCTTTCCTAGAAACACGTCGTTATGCAGCTATGCTTGGCGCAACAACAGAGTTTAACAAAATGGAAGGTGTAACGTTAAACGAAAAAGATAGAAAGCTATACCTAGCAATTTCTGACCAAAGCAAAAGTATGGAAAAGGATCCGACAGGAAAAGATCCGGCCGACCATATTCAACTACCAAAAATTAAATCAGGTGTAACGTATGAATTAGGGTTGAAAAAAGGTCAAACAGATAGCAAAGGAAAAGCGATTCATAGCTCCTATGTAGCTCCTTCTATGCATGGCTTAATTGTAGGTGAAGATCTTCCTAAAGCTGATGCTTATGGTAATACAGCAAATGTAGATAAAGTAGCTAACCCAGATAATCTAAGCTATTCTGAAGCAATGAGAACACTCTTTATCGGTGAGGATAGCGGAAACCATACCAATAACTATGTTTGGGCTTATAATGTTGATACAAAAGAGTTAGCGCGTATTTTATCTGTTCCAGCTGGTGCAGAAGCAACCGGATTGAATGCTATAGATAACAGAAATAACTACGCTTATATCTTTAGCAATTTCCAACACCCTGGTGATGAGATTGCTGATAGATCAATTACAGCGGTTAATAAAGATGAGTTATTGAAGGCCGTGGATGAACAGATTGGAATTAATAAAACAGGTGGTATTGGATATATCTCTGGTTTACCTTCTTTTACAAAGATGTCTGATGCTGTATCTAAAAAATCTGTAAGTAAATAA
- a CDS encoding DUF6056 family protein produces MNLKMYRWIPIVLLYIILVVYHQVVYLVPGDDLNFLKLTQQYSLPGYVYMRYYDWSGRAFSEALEYITLNIPLIIWYILNPLFLMGLAYGLVRIWKEKVDILAFFAAFAMIGYFAQSTLSAAFFWVTGTQFYLWPLTLGLFAITPYADKVLRGREDWDNRYFVLCVILGVCASMGTEQISLCMTAFAVLSHVAILIQRKKQSKRLLLFTALMAMGTSILVFSPGNKVRTIEEAAYWYPGFNELSIRDHFYIGFSWAFERVFIDMKFIVLLLTIVVLVAYMRKETKKGIWTAYTLILLVSISVYAQMSKVGTRELYMFNEIKKFDISANILALNDQAFLIALLPYIFWIAYGLLLLYVMMQVTRSRFFVLVCVLAAACCLIVMFFSPTIYGSGNRSLAVSSVLLSLVTIGILIENQLIRTSMAVYFIGLFALLNFAHMYSKWFRDGFNSFL; encoded by the coding sequence ATGAATTTAAAGATGTACCGATGGATCCCTATTGTATTACTTTACATCATTCTGGTTGTATATCATCAAGTCGTCTATCTTGTGCCTGGTGATGATTTGAATTTTCTAAAACTGACTCAACAGTATTCTCTACCTGGGTATGTATATATGAGATATTATGATTGGTCAGGGCGTGCGTTCTCAGAGGCGCTAGAATATATCACACTAAACATTCCTTTAATAATATGGTATATCTTAAACCCACTTTTTTTAATGGGGCTTGCATATGGTCTCGTAAGAATTTGGAAAGAGAAGGTTGATATTCTTGCATTTTTTGCCGCTTTCGCAATGATTGGTTATTTTGCACAAAGTACGTTAAGCGCAGCTTTCTTTTGGGTTACAGGCACGCAGTTTTATTTGTGGCCCCTTACGCTAGGTTTGTTTGCCATTACTCCGTATGCAGATAAAGTGCTACGCGGTCGTGAGGATTGGGATAATCGATACTTTGTACTGTGTGTAATATTAGGAGTTTGTGCTTCTATGGGTACAGAGCAAATTTCCTTATGCATGACAGCATTTGCGGTGCTGTCTCATGTAGCGATACTCATACAACGTAAGAAGCAAAGCAAGCGTTTATTGTTGTTTACTGCCCTTATGGCAATGGGAACGAGTATTTTGGTATTTTCTCCTGGAAACAAGGTGCGAACAATTGAAGAGGCGGCCTACTGGTATCCTGGTTTTAATGAGCTCAGCATCCGCGATCATTTCTATATTGGCTTTAGCTGGGCATTTGAGCGTGTATTTATTGATATGAAGTTTATCGTCTTGCTACTGACAATCGTAGTACTAGTGGCTTATATGAGAAAGGAAACGAAAAAAGGAATTTGGACAGCATATACGCTTATCTTGTTGGTGAGTATTAGTGTATATGCCCAAATGAGCAAAGTGGGCACGCGGGAATTATATATGTTCAATGAAATTAAAAAGTTTGATATTAGTGCTAATATATTGGCTCTTAATGACCAAGCATTTTTAATTGCATTGCTTCCTTATATATTCTGGATTGCATATGGGTTGTTGCTTTTATATGTAATGATGCAGGTGACGAGAAGTCGATTTTTTGTGCTTGTATGTGTACTTGCTGCAGCGTGTTGTCTAATCGTTATGTTTTTCTCCCCTACTATTTACGGTTCGGGAAACCGTTCCTTAGCAGTCAGCTCTGTATTGCTTTCGCTTGTAACAATAGGAATATTAATTGAAAATCAACTGATAAGAACTTCAATGGCTGTATATTTCATTGGTTTATTTGCTTTATTAAACTTTGCTCATATGTATTCCAAATGGTTTAGAGACGGTTTTAATTCATTTCTTTAA
- a CDS encoding SET domain-containing protein has product MMHPDTEIRYVSKEVGIGIFATKFIPQGTIVWIKDDLDMILSEEYIESLDAIRKEFIYKYAYEDREGEYVLCWDHARYMNHSFNPNCVDTAYDFELAARDIQPGEQLTADYGAMGEDETFECIPEEGTSRIRVTANDYLTYYTVWDEMAREAFKYFNKVKQPLKHLIGEKYVNKVNAVANGTEALDSILTIFINDEDEI; this is encoded by the coding sequence ATGATGCATCCAGATACAGAAATTCGATATGTAAGTAAAGAAGTAGGGATTGGTATATTTGCAACCAAATTCATTCCACAAGGGACTATCGTTTGGATTAAAGATGACTTAGATATGATTCTTAGTGAAGAGTATATTGAAAGTCTTGACGCTATTAGAAAAGAGTTCATATATAAATATGCTTACGAAGATCGTGAGGGGGAGTATGTATTATGTTGGGATCATGCGAGATACATGAATCATAGCTTCAATCCAAATTGCGTAGATACTGCATATGACTTTGAATTAGCTGCGAGGGATATCCAACCTGGCGAACAATTGACAGCTGATTATGGAGCGATGGGAGAAGACGAGACATTTGAATGCATACCGGAAGAAGGTACATCAAGAATAAGAGTGACTGCCAACGATTATTTAACCTATTATACAGTATGGGATGAAATGGCGAGAGAAGCATTTAAATACTTCAACAAGGTAAAACAACCTTTAAAGCATCTAATTGGCGAGAAATATGTCAATAAAGTAAACGCAGTAGCTAACGGAACTGAAGCATTAGATTCCATTCTAACTATATTTATTAATGATGAAGATGAAATTTAA
- a CDS encoding GtrA family protein encodes MFQKHAQFIKFCIVGVTNTSISLIVYYFLLNADVPYLLASTLAYCAGLLNGYLLSSSFVFKQKRTAGQALKFISVYISSLLINLLLLFCLVDVFIISEFPAQVIVTFFNVFYNFILNKLWTFKS; translated from the coding sequence TTGTTTCAAAAACATGCACAATTTATTAAGTTTTGTATTGTCGGCGTGACAAATACATCTATTTCACTTATTGTATACTACTTTTTATTAAACGCTGATGTACCATACCTGCTTGCCAGCACCCTTGCTTATTGTGCAGGTCTTTTAAATGGCTATCTTTTAAGCTCATCCTTCGTTTTCAAACAAAAGCGAACAGCCGGGCAAGCATTAAAATTTATTAGTGTTTATATTTCGTCTTTGCTAATTAATTTGCTATTACTTTTTTGCTTGGTAGATGTATTTATTATATCTGAATTTCCGGCACAAGTAATAGTCACTTTTTTTAATGTTTTTTATAATTTCATCTTAAATAAACTCTGGACCTTTAAATCGTAA
- a CDS encoding glycosyltransferase family 2 protein produces the protein MSKNSPLLTIVVPCYNEEAVLGETTKELTRVMNRLVTDEKISDASIILYVDDGSADRTWDIIEEQIASHKYVEGLKLSRNFGHQGALIAGLETARQFSDCVVSIDADLQDDVDVIYEFIEKYQQGYEIVYGVRDKRDTDTAFKRNTALGFYRLMGKLGIKLVPNHADYRLMSKRALDEFVKYQEENVFIRGIVPLLGFKATNVYYNRKERFAGESKYPLKKMLAFAWEGITSFSIVPIRFVSALGFFMVLIGIGIAIYTLFAKLFSETVSGWTSLMLSIWMVGGIQLLALGIIGEYIGKIFRETKKRPRYTIEKNSYVENQERHLMNSK, from the coding sequence ATGTCCAAAAATTCGCCGCTATTGACCATTGTGGTACCCTGCTACAATGAAGAGGCTGTATTGGGAGAAACAACAAAGGAATTAACAAGAGTAATGAATCGTTTAGTTACGGATGAAAAGATTAGTGACGCAAGTATTATCTTATATGTTGATGATGGAAGCGCAGATCGGACATGGGACATTATTGAAGAGCAAATTGCCTCTCATAAGTATGTAGAAGGCTTAAAGCTAAGCCGAAATTTTGGGCATCAAGGGGCGTTAATTGCGGGCTTAGAGACGGCGAGACAATTCTCTGATTGCGTTGTTTCAATTGATGCAGACCTCCAAGATGATGTAGATGTGATTTATGAATTTATAGAGAAGTATCAGCAAGGCTATGAGATTGTTTATGGTGTTCGTGATAAGCGTGATACCGATACGGCTTTTAAGCGAAATACAGCTTTGGGCTTTTATCGGTTAATGGGGAAACTGGGTATTAAGCTGGTGCCTAATCATGCTGATTATCGATTGATGAGTAAGCGAGCTCTAGATGAGTTTGTAAAGTATCAGGAGGAGAATGTATTCATTCGCGGCATTGTACCGCTATTAGGCTTTAAGGCAACTAATGTATATTACAATCGAAAAGAGCGTTTTGCAGGAGAATCAAAATATCCGTTAAAAAAGATGCTGGCATTTGCTTGGGAAGGTATTACATCATTTAGTATTGTCCCAATCCGCTTTGTATCAGCGCTTGGATTCTTTATGGTGTTAATTGGAATCGGGATTGCGATTTATACCTTGTTTGCTAAGCTTTTTTCAGAAACAGTTAGCGGGTGGACTTCGCTTATGTTATCTATTTGGATGGTTGGTGGTATACAGCTTCTTGCTTTAGGCATCATTGGTGAATACATTGGGAAGATTTTTAGAGAGACGAAGAAGCGTCCAAGGTATACGATCGAAAAAAACAGCTATGTAGAAAATCAAGAAAGACATTTGATGAATAGTAAATAA
- a CDS encoding tRNA-dihydrouridine synthase has protein sequence MIDNFWRDLPRPFFVLAPMEDVTDVVFRHVVSKAGRPDVFFTEFTNSDSYCHPDGKDSVRGRLLFTEDEQPMVAHIWGDNPEYFRQMSIGMAELGFKGIDINMGCPVPNVASRGKGSGLILRPDVAAELIQAAKAGGLPVSVKTRIGFEDVSEWESWLTHILNQDIANLSIHLRTRKEMSEVAAHWELIPEIKALRDRIAPHTLLTINGDIPDRQTGLQLAEQYGIDGVMIGRGIFKNPFAFEKEPKEHSSKEYLDLLRLQLDLQDHYAEIVPRSITKLHRFFKIYVKGFPGAAELRIKLMSTRSTDEVRALLDSFEKEC, from the coding sequence ATGATAGATAATTTTTGGCGTGACTTACCAAGACCATTCTTTGTACTTGCACCAATGGAAGATGTGACAGATGTTGTTTTTCGTCATGTCGTAAGTAAAGCTGGCCGACCGGATGTTTTCTTCACAGAGTTTACAAACTCGGATAGCTATTGTCATCCAGATGGCAAGGATAGCGTGCGTGGCCGTTTGCTTTTTACAGAGGATGAACAGCCAATGGTGGCACATATTTGGGGAGACAATCCCGAATATTTCCGTCAAATGAGTATTGGTATGGCAGAGTTAGGCTTCAAAGGTATTGATATTAATATGGGCTGCCCCGTACCGAATGTGGCATCGAGAGGCAAAGGGAGCGGCCTTATATTGCGTCCAGACGTTGCGGCAGAGCTGATTCAAGCTGCAAAAGCGGGCGGATTGCCTGTTAGTGTAAAAACCAGAATTGGCTTTGAGGATGTTAGTGAGTGGGAGTCGTGGTTAACGCATATTTTAAATCAGGATATTGCGAACCTGTCTATTCATTTACGTACCAGAAAGGAAATGAGTGAAGTAGCTGCACATTGGGAGCTCATTCCAGAAATTAAAGCATTGCGCGATCGTATTGCCCCGCATACACTATTAACCATTAACGGAGACATTCCTGACCGTCAAACAGGGCTGCAGCTGGCTGAACAATATGGTATTGACGGTGTGATGATTGGGCGAGGTATTTTTAAAAATCCGTTTGCATTTGAAAAAGAGCCGAAAGAGCATAGCAGTAAAGAATATCTTGATTTGTTAAGACTGCAGCTAGATTTGCAGGATCATTATGCGGAAATAGTGCCGCGTTCGATAACAAAGCTTCATCGCTTTTTCAAAATCTACGTTAAAGGGTTTCCTGGTGCTGCTGAGTTAAGAATAAAGTTAATGAGCACGAGATCGACAGATGAAGTGCGTGCATTGCTTGATAGCTTTGAAAAAGAATGTTGA
- the tnpB gene encoding IS66 family insertion sequence element accessory protein TnpB (TnpB, as the term is used for proteins encoded by IS66 family insertion elements, is considered an accessory protein, since TnpC, encoded by a neighboring gene, is a DDE family transposase.) — MKCDYTAVKNIYIICGKTDMEKGIDDLATLIQDSFKFDLYGDSIFLFSGWSKDRYKCLYFDGDGLAMLYKRLDSRKLQWPKDEKEVRNLSQQKLHWLLEGLSIQQPKAIPQSPKVVC; from the coding sequence GTGAAGTGCGATTACACAGCGGTAAAAAACATATACATTATTTGCGGCAAGACAGATATGGAAAAAGGCATTGATGACCTGGCAACACTGATTCAAGATTCTTTCAAATTTGATCTGTACGGTGATTCCATCTTCCTGTTTTCTGGATGGAGTAAAGATCGCTACAAATGTTTGTATTTTGACGGCGACGGCCTCGCGATGCTTTATAAACGCTTGGATAGTAGGAAGCTTCAATGGCCCAAGGATGAGAAGGAAGTTCGCAATTTGTCTCAACAGAAGCTGCACTGGCTTCTTGAAGGGTTATCCATCCAACAGCCAAAGGCCATCCCACAATCACCGAAAGTTGTATGTTAA
- a CDS encoding malate:quinone oxidoreductase, whose amino-acid sequence MSNRQTSTDVILIGAGVMSATLGALLKELAPEWEIKVFEKLANAGEESSNEWNNAGTGHAALCELNYTSEKSDGSVDVSKAIKINEQFQLSKQFWSYLVNKNVIQNPQDFIMPIPHMSLVQGEKDVAFLKKRFEALSKNPLFQGMEFSTDPEKLKKWMPLIMEGRTSQEPMAATKIDSGTDVNFGALTRILFKHLKSKHVQIHYKHSVENIKRANDGLWELKVRNIDSGVVEHHAAKFVFIGGGGGSLPLLQKTGIPESKQIGGFPVSGLFMVCKNPEVIEMHHAKVYGKAKVGAPPMSVPHLDTRYIDGEKTLLFGPFAGFSPKFLKTGSYFDLIGSVKPNNVLTMLAAGIKEMALTKYLIQQVMLSNEKRMEELREFIPNAKSEDWDIIVAGQRVQVIKDTETGGKGTLQFGTEVVSAADGSIAALLGASPGASTAVHVMLEVLEKCFPEQMHAWEAKIKEMVPSYGISLTGKPELFQQIDTSTSETLGLCKKKLVYS is encoded by the coding sequence ATGAGTAACAGACAAACAAGCACAGACGTTATTTTAATAGGTGCCGGAGTCATGAGTGCAACTTTGGGCGCATTACTAAAAGAGTTAGCACCAGAATGGGAAATTAAAGTATTTGAGAAACTTGCAAATGCAGGAGAAGAAAGTTCTAATGAATGGAATAATGCAGGAACGGGTCATGCTGCACTGTGTGAGCTTAACTATACATCCGAAAAATCCGATGGATCAGTAGATGTTAGCAAAGCGATAAAGATTAATGAACAGTTTCAGCTTTCAAAGCAGTTCTGGTCTTATCTTGTGAATAAAAACGTGATTCAAAATCCACAGGATTTTATTATGCCCATACCTCATATGAGTTTAGTGCAAGGAGAAAAAGATGTAGCCTTTTTGAAAAAGCGTTTTGAAGCGCTTTCAAAAAATCCGTTGTTTCAAGGAATGGAATTTTCTACGGACCCCGAGAAGTTGAAAAAGTGGATGCCACTTATTATGGAAGGACGTACATCTCAGGAACCGATGGCAGCTACTAAAATCGACTCAGGGACAGACGTAAACTTTGGTGCTTTAACACGCATTTTGTTCAAGCATTTAAAGAGTAAACATGTTCAAATTCACTATAAGCATAGTGTTGAGAATATTAAACGTGCAAATGATGGCTTATGGGAATTGAAAGTGCGCAATATAGATAGCGGTGTGGTTGAACACCATGCTGCAAAATTTGTGTTTATTGGGGGCGGGGGCGGAAGCTTGCCGTTGCTACAAAAAACAGGTATTCCTGAATCCAAACAAATTGGTGGATTCCCAGTAAGTGGTCTATTCATGGTATGTAAAAACCCTGAGGTTATAGAAATGCATCATGCAAAAGTATATGGTAAAGCGAAGGTTGGCGCTCCACCAATGTCAGTGCCACATCTTGATACGCGATATATCGATGGTGAAAAAACATTATTATTTGGACCGTTCGCTGGTTTTTCACCAAAGTTTTTAAAAACAGGTTCATATTTTGATTTAATTGGTTCCGTAAAGCCAAACAATGTCCTTACAATGTTAGCAGCAGGTATAAAGGAGATGGCTTTAACGAAATACTTGATTCAACAGGTTATGTTATCGAATGAAAAGCGTATGGAAGAATTACGCGAATTTATTCCAAATGCTAAAAGTGAGGATTGGGATATTATTGTAGCTGGTCAACGCGTACAGGTTATTAAGGATACAGAAACAGGCGGAAAAGGAACACTTCAATTTGGTACAGAAGTAGTTAGTGCGGCAGATGGTTCTATCGCGGCATTATTAGGTGCTTCTCCAGGAGCTTCTACTGCAGTTCATGTTATGCTTGAAGTATTAGAAAAATGTTTCCCAGAACAAATGCATGCATGGGAAGCTAAAATAAAAGAAATGGTTCCTTCTTACGGTATATCATTAACAGGAAAACCGGAATTGTTTCAACAGATTGACACTTCCACATCCGAAACTTTGGGACTGTGCAAAAAAAAACTGGTTTATAGTTAA
- a CDS encoding CxxH/CxxC protein produces the protein MKIACCLEHVELALDIIVDEFEAAPVIHNVENSSTTCEYCQNKAMYVVCNPQKEE, from the coding sequence ATGAAAATTGCCTGTTGCTTAGAGCACGTAGAGCTGGCTCTTGATATTATTGTGGACGAATTTGAGGCTGCTCCTGTTATACACAATGTGGAAAACTCATCAACAACTTGTGAATATTGTCAAAATAAGGCGATGTATGTAGTATGTAATCCACAAAAAGAAGAATAA